The DNA segment TCCCACAAGTTACTCTCAGACTTCCTGTGCGTTACTGTGGTTCATACCCACACAGAGGAAAAGTAAAGCAGACACACATATTTGAAGGGGTCTCAGTTTGGTTTCTGAACCAGGGAtagtcttagtcagtgttctgttgctgtggagagacacggtgaccaaggcaattcttgcaaaggcaaacatttaattggggctggcttagagttcagaggtttagtccattgtcagcatggtggcacacaggcagacgtTGTGTTGCACATCCACATCCAAAGGTGGCAGGAAAATCGAGAAACTGGACCTgccctgggcttttgaaacctaagctcacctccagtgacacacttcttccaacaagattTTCAAATGGTGCCCCTTCATGATAGCTAAGCAAATACATGAGCTTATGGGACCATTTTCAGTCAAACCGTAGATGATATAGGTGAACTGGTAAGAAGCTCTTCTAGAGGCTGTTGAAGCCGAGAAGGAACCTCACTGTGTGTTGCTGAAGCAGGGTCTCATTAGCAGTGCAGCTTGGCTCAAACTCCTattcctcctgccttggcctcatTGGTACTGGGctgttgggcatataccaacCAATACACTCACagctaatatttttcttttccaatgcTGAGGGCCAAGTCTGGGACTTTACCCTTAGCTCCATCCCCAAACCCACTGTGCTTGGGATATGTTGAGAATttctgggtgtttttgttttttttttttttttttcagatccaAACCACCTAAAAGAGatgaaaaagagaggaaaaggcgGAGCCCTTCACCTAAACCCACCAAAGTGCACATTGGGAGGCTCACCAGGAATGTGACCAAGGTAAGAAGCACAGATCCgtagagggggtgggggtgtggctgGACACGCTGGTGTCAGGCAGCAGATGCACCTGAATGTAGTCCTTTTGGAGAATGATGTATGTGCAGTCCGTGATTTGATTAGTGCTGCTACGTTTATTATTTAGTAAATAACTGGCCTTGTTTATTAGACTTATATCTAAGAAATTTGACCCTGGTGACATCATCGGGTGGCAGAATGTTTTTACACTAACCAAGATTCGCTTGGTGTTTAGTGAATTCCCTTTGACCCTTAAGTTATGGATTGGCAAACAGGGGTATAACCTTTCTCTCTCTAGGATCATATCATGGAAATATTTTCTACTTACGGGAAAATTAAAATGATTGACATGCCTGTGGAAAGGATGCATCCTCATCTATCCAAAGGCTATGCGTACGTGGAATTCGAGAATCCggatgaagcagagaaggcaCTGAAACACATGGATGGAGGTCAGTGACTCTGTGCCTCCCTCCGTCTGTCACCTCTGTCCTTGGAGAGATCTCAGTGCTTATGGGACCCTGAAGTAGATTTCCAAACCAGGTGGATCTTACTCAGTAGGGGTGTGTGTACCAAAAAGATGTTTTCTGAAGCACTTGCCATTCTTGAAAAACCCAGCAAATATGAATACATTAGCATTTTAAGAAATCTTCAATCTGTTATAAACTGTGGATTTAATGAAGCTTTTCTCACAAAGAATATAATTGGCTTTAACTTGGAAGTATTTTCTAaatatccttttttattttgccaacatttcagcatttttagAATTGCTTTGCTGCATGGTACATACACTGACATCATACAGTATCACTCAAGACTGTCCTTTAATGTTTATGTTTGTTAGTGGAGTGCTTTCTAAAGCACACGCACTTAGGAATGGCTTTAGATGTTCCATGTTGTCTACTGATGAGCATCGTAGGGACTGGAAAACTTGTTTTAGCGCTAGGATGTAGGGTGCTGGGACTGAGAGCTGGCAGCTTACAGTCTGGACCCTCAGTCTGTTGGGGAAACCAAAGAATCTTCAGGTGCCTTTTAAGCTTTACAAATATCTCAACAGCTTCAGGTTTTcatgtttttggttgttttgttttaacgaTTGCCTTTGAGTATGAGTTTTCTTTGATACTTAGCTATTTCAGGCTCCTCGAGTGTCTCAGTAGCTCAGTGTAAGTCACCTATTCCATTCTTATCAACTCCAGTCTGATGAATCACTTTTTTAATCTGCCTATCTGGAATTGGCATAGTGAGCAATTTGCTAATGAATTAAAAATTCAGGGAACTAAAGACGGCTAGCGAGGTCTTCACTGGCCACTGGCTAGATGTGGTGCCCTGCAATGCTTTTCCCTGTACTATTGAGATCATTTATAAACTTTTCCTCCCCTCTTTGGAAGtgagttcataaagaacagaaaCGTTTTTTCAGTAGCTGTCCCTTTTCTTTAGCTCTGCCTGAACTTCCCACTctctttaaaagaaggaaattcaGGGTCAGGTttggtagcacacatctttaatcccagcagtttggaggcagaggcaggtgaatttgcTGGGTTCCACGTTGGTtcggtctacatagtgagttccaggaagccagagctgtgtgggagaccctgtcttgaaaaacagaagGAAGCTCAGCTTTTAGTGGCCACCTTCCTGACCCTGAAGAGCCCTCACTCTGCGCGTCGATCCTTGCTATCTTGTCACCTCAGCTGGTGTATTGTGCCTTCTGTCCTGCACATTCTTCAGAATGTTGTGGGGCTTGTCTGTCCTCTGGGAAGTTGTTCCAGAGCCTCAGTTAGTGTCTCTTTTAGATCTCGTGCCCTTTTCCTGCTGTGTTTCTGGGATTGCATGCTGAACACCCGGCTTGGTGCTTCCCTAGGGTacatggggttttgtttttgagacagggtctccctgcgTACTCCTAGCTGCTCTGACCTTAGTTTATAGACTAAGCTAGCTATTAAGTCTCAGGGATCCATctgctctgtctctgcttcttagaTGCTGTCCTGTTGGGTTTTGAGGTAGTATATGTTGCCTAAGCTAATTAAGGTtactccccctgcctctacctcctgagtgctgggatttcaggcatgagCTGCCATAATTAGAAATTTTATGGTTTTGTTCCCGTTTTCTACAGGACAAATAGATGGCCAAGAGATCACTGCTACTGCGGTGTTGGCACCCTGGCCTCGTCCACCGCCTCGGCGATTCAGCCCACCCAGGAGAATGCTTCCACCGCCTCCCATGTGGCGTAGGTCACCCCCACGGATGAGGAGAAGGTGAGTTGGTTTGGAATTGTCCTTAACTTaccttgattctttgtatgattTACAAATCTGAATGGCTGTGGTGACTTTTGGTCCTTTGGGGTCAGCATGTAGTCCTTGGGAATTGGCCAGAGAGGGGACAGTCAGAATATGTATTACTGACAGGGGATGAGTCCCTTCAAAGGGACCACCTCTAGTCTGAGCAATTGTGGGTCCCTAGAGACACTGTCTTTCATAATGAGGGACCAGCAGGGTAGCAGTCACATTTAATGCtagcacccagaaggcagagacgggcagatagatccctgtgagtttgaggccagcctggtctattgaTCTCGTTCCAGAATAGTCTGctgtctacagagaaaccctgtctcgacaAACCAAAACGGGGATCTGGGGGAGAACTTTGGGGTTACAGATAGCTGAGGCCATAGGTGAGGGTTGTGAACAAAAACAGGATTGTCTTAGAAAGGCCAGTCTGTCCCATAGCTGTGCTGCTTGAAGATTGCACTTTTGGCTGACCGTGCTTCTTCCCACAGGTCTCGATCCCCAAGACGCAGGTCCCCTGTGCGAAGGAGGTCTCGATCGCCTGGCCGCCGCCGCCACAGGAGCCGATCCAGCTCCAACTCCTCCCGATAAGCAGGGACATGGATTCGCCCTCTGTAACTTATGTTCCCCAGACTCAGTTTTGTCCTTTTCTCTAGCCAAAGGAGGATCTGTAAGGAAGGATCCCTTACCAGGGTAGGCTTTGAAGACAGCAGTTGAGATGTTTCCTCTGCAGGAGGGTTCTGCCTTGTAGAGGTACTGTTGATTCAGGACTGTGCCCGTAGAGGTACCCTGTAGTTTTCTGGCTAGAAAGTTCGCCCCTTCAGTTCTTGATAGTCTGTTCAGTAGCAGAGCCAACTGGAACATAGGGCAGCACACCGTTTTCCAGATGACCTAGGACCCGTCAGACAACCTGGCCAAGCCATGCTGTGCCACAGCAGTGGAAAGGACCAAGCCTCTGTCTGTTCTGTTAGGCCTGCCCATGGCCCCTGCTGAGTACCCTTCACCTTCTAGGGTTAAAACCTTTGAAGGATTCCTCCATAAATGGTTGTCTTTTCTGTCCCAGTGTCTCTGTTACTTTCTAAAATTGGTGAACCAGTTCTACAGGGTCCTGATGAAACCTAGCCCACCCCATTGTCACCTGCCATTCATGGTGATGTCGCAGGTTAGCCTTGGCAATGTGTGCGTTGCCTCTTTGCTTTTGTTGTACAGTCAGTACTATAAAATCTGTTTTGAGTTTTATAACTTTGTAGCATTTTAGATAAGGTTGTGTTTGTACTTGTGTAGAGTGAAAGGACTGTTGAATAAACCTAGGGTTAGAGTGCAAATTGAGTGCTGTTTTCACTGTCTTAGTCCAGAACATTCACAATTTGTGATTACTAAGAACTCACTTCCAGTTTAATCCCCAAAGTGGCGTCTCTAAAAGCTCTCAGCCAGGAGGACTCAGCGCTTGTGTGCTTAGGGTGAGATCCCCAGTGGCTGAGAAGCTGACTGACTGCCCAAGGCTGCTGCTGGGAAGATGGGAGGGACACTTCTCTTCTGTCTCATACTGGTTCTGAGGCGGTGGTCCTGTCCAGTTTCTGATTTCCTACTGGCGCACCAAAGAAGTCGTCACTAAGAAGGAAGACttagaaacatttaaaatgaaagtaaaactcACTGCCCCTCACTGCAGTGCCTATGCCACACAGGCCGCCGCTTGTATCTGTGCCCCTTCAGtattgaaacaaataaaaatacggTATTGAGGGCAAGTGACCCAGGTAGAAGGCCTCCCAGGCTCGCCCCTGTGCTTGCAAGGCAATCTGTTCTTCACCCCTTCCTCTGCAAGTGCCTGCctgagagcctgcagctctgtcCAGCAGACAGCTGGCAGGAACTCAGTGAAAGCTCTATGTGACACATACACACCCTGCCCCTGCCGCCCACCACACAGGCCAGGTCCCTGGCAGGAGCTCACTAATCAGATGCCagcagcggggggggggggggggggggggcctagGGGTGGTGTCTCACCCTGAACCAAGGAACTGGCCCAGGGGTCTGCCCAGTCCTCTGGAGGCTGCAGGCTGACTGGCTGATCTTGACCTCCTGAAGGGCGGGGCCGGTCCGAGAGGAggagtctgtaactccagcctaaAAGCGAAGCCACTCAGGCTTTGTAGTCCCCACCGATATCCAAAATGGCGCTGGCTGCTGCGCGTCGCGTTCTGCTGCAGGCCGGTGCGTGGCCAGGGCGGGAGAGCTGGTGCACGGCCTCACAGAGGGCTGGGCGTGCGGGCGGCGGTGGCGAGAGTTAGGGCGTGCTTGCTAACATGCTCCCTGCTGTCCGCAGGATCCCGCCTCGGCCGCAGGGGGGCCGTGGACGGCGCGCGGCGCTTCTCTAACAAGCGGGTGTTGGTGGAGAAGGAGGGCGAGGCAGGTGAGTGGGAGGAGGACACGGATTAATGTCCTCCGGCTCCTAGCCCAGAAGCTCAGTGTGAGATCCGGCTGACAATGAGGGCTTTGTATTTCCAAACCAGTGAGCATAAACTCAGATTCTGTTTAAAACATAAGTACATGCCTAGTGGCTCAAATAATAGAACGCGTGAAGTTTTGGTTAAAGTTTCTAAAGTTATGCCCTGTTACCTAAACTGTTAGTTACGAATGATTATAGCTTGCTGTGGTGGCTCCTGCTTGTAAACTGAGCTAAAGTCAGTCTCAGTCACATGAGACAGTGTCTCAGAAATCCGACACGAAAATGATTGGAAGTATTTTTGAACATTTTCCTAATACTGGAG comes from the Rattus norvegicus strain BN/NHsdMcwi chromosome 10, GRCr8, whole genome shotgun sequence genome and includes:
- the Rnps1 gene encoding RNA-binding protein with serine-rich domain 1 encodes the protein MDLSGVKKKSLLGVKENNKKSSTRAPSPTKRKDRSDEKSKDRSKDKGTTKESSEKDRGRDKTRKRRSASSGSSSTRSRSSSTSSSGSSTSTGSSSGSSSSSASSRSGSSSTSRSSSSSSSSGSPSPSRRRHDNRRRSRSKSKPPKRDEKERKRRSPSPKPTKVHIGRLTRNVTKDHIMEIFSTYGKIKMIDMPVERMHPHLSKGYAYVEFENPDEAEKALKHMDGGQIDGQEITATAVLAPWPRPPPRRFSPPRRMLPPPPMWRRSPPRMRRRSRSPRRRSPVRRRSRSPGRRRHRSRSSSNSSR
- the Rnps1 gene encoding RNA-binding protein with serine-rich domain 1 isoform X1; the encoded protein is MAPSPTKRKDRSDEKSKDRSKDKGTTKESSEKDRGRDKTRKRRSASSGSSSTRSRSSSTSSSGSSTSTGSSSGSSSSSASSRSGSSSTSRSSSSSSSSGSPSPSRRRHDNRRRSRSKSKPPKRDEKERKRRSPSPKPTKVHIGRLTRNVTKDHIMEIFSTYGKIKMIDMPVERMHPHLSKGYAYVEFENPDEAEKALKHMDGGQIDGQEITATAVLAPWPRPPPRRFSPPRRMLPPPPMWRRSPPRMRRRSRSPRRRSPVRRRSRSPGRRRHRSRSSSNSSR